Proteins from a genomic interval of Papaver somniferum cultivar HN1 chromosome 4, ASM357369v1, whole genome shotgun sequence:
- the LOC113276416 gene encoding uncharacterized protein LOC113276416 isoform X1, which yields MNECNRNCVYKVIKRHGYRLKWLFQNSVVLEFVTIGDRGQLFSKWSQGNNITPNTQFSMCLLMCDIKNAYELSPQMLDLLEKENFLLQLKYVLPNAISIRQFESLGIGCIRKEVFGPATACSNQVIKVLTSASSRKFSCHIPLWSYDIVFPSTAVVFYELLMILIARRGDDILLGELLRVIVVEHGHTTMLSKLFQEFHYMSMLIFSVPTSVRVFSLFSRFGYLLPVPYVSNSCMMPVGILRGTPILVEVLLFSLGFLMRYLKNLAPQWVAWIKAGEIKPLMCYPFN from the exons ATGAATGAGTGCAATAGAAATTGTGTTTACAAGGTAATTAAAAGACATGGGTATCGATTGAAATGGTTGTTTCAAAATTCTGTTGTCCTGGAGTTTGTTACAATTGGTGATAGGGGTCAGTTGTTTTCGAAATGGtcacaaggaaataatataacaCCGAATACTCAATTTTCTATGTGCTTGCTAATGTGTGATATTAAAAATGCTTATGAATTGTCTCCTCAAATGCTTGATTTATTGGAAAaggaaaattttcttttgcagCTGAAGTATGTTTTGCCTAATGCGATTTCGATTCGTCAGTTTGAGTCTTTGGGTATTGGTTGTATTCGCAAAGAAGTTTTTGGCCCAGCAACTGCATGTTCTAATCAAGTGATCAAAGTCTTGACTTCAGCTAGTTCTCGGAAATTTTCTTGTCATATTCCATTGTGgagttacgatatagtttttccTTCTACTGCAGTGGTTTTCTATGAGTTATTAATGATTCTAATTGCTAGACGAGGAGATGATATTCTACTTGGTGAATTGTTGAGGGTTATTGTTGTTGAACATGGTCATACAACTATGTTGTCAAAACTTTTCCAGGAGTTTCACTATATGTCGATGCTCATTTTCTCAGTTCCCACAagtgtaagagttttttcactgTTCTCGAGATTCGGTTACTTATTACCTGTACCTTATGTTTCCAACAGTTGTATGATGCCAGTGGGTATTCTAAGGGGAACTCCGATCTTAGTCGAG GTGTTGTTGTTTTCACTTGGTTTTTTAATGAGATACTTGAAGAATCTAGCTCCACAGTGGGTGGCATGGATCAAGGCTGGAGAAATCAAGCCTCTTATGTGCTATCCCTTCAATTGA
- the LOC113276416 gene encoding uncharacterized protein LOC113276416 isoform X2 yields MLKGNIRSNGLKYVLPNAISIRQFESLGIGCIRKEVFGPATACSNQVIKVLTSASSRKFSCHIPLWSYDIVFPSTAVVFYELLMILIARRGDDILLGELLRVIVVEHGHTTMLSKLFQEFHYMSMLIFSVPTSVRVFSLFSRFGYLLPVPYVSNSCMMPVGILRGTPILVEVLLFSLGFLMRYLKNLAPQWVAWIKAGEIKPLMCYPFN; encoded by the exons ATGTTGAAAGGAAATATCAGATCAAATGGG CTGAAGTATGTTTTGCCTAATGCGATTTCGATTCGTCAGTTTGAGTCTTTGGGTATTGGTTGTATTCGCAAAGAAGTTTTTGGCCCAGCAACTGCATGTTCTAATCAAGTGATCAAAGTCTTGACTTCAGCTAGTTCTCGGAAATTTTCTTGTCATATTCCATTGTGgagttacgatatagtttttccTTCTACTGCAGTGGTTTTCTATGAGTTATTAATGATTCTAATTGCTAGACGAGGAGATGATATTCTACTTGGTGAATTGTTGAGGGTTATTGTTGTTGAACATGGTCATACAACTATGTTGTCAAAACTTTTCCAGGAGTTTCACTATATGTCGATGCTCATTTTCTCAGTTCCCACAagtgtaagagttttttcactgTTCTCGAGATTCGGTTACTTATTACCTGTACCTTATGTTTCCAACAGTTGTATGATGCCAGTGGGTATTCTAAGGGGAACTCCGATCTTAGTCGAG GTGTTGTTGTTTTCACTTGGTTTTTTAATGAGATACTTGAAGAATCTAGCTCCACAGTGGGTGGCATGGATCAAGGCTGGAGAAATCAAGCCTCTTATGTGCTATCCCTTCAATTGA